The Arabidopsis thaliana chromosome 5, partial sequence genomic interval taaacgtTAAACATATGCTTAAGATACCAACTACCATTATTAGTTCAATTTGTTCCATTAATCTCGTCTGTAAACTAACTCTGTGGTTAATCTTGATCTACAGGACCGATGATTTGCCCAAGTTGAAATATGGACCTGATCCAATCATCTCTTGAAAAGACAGAAACAAAGGTTCACATGCcgaatatatatagatgacaAGCAACGCAAGATCAGTGCAGATGCAACCAAATTCTTGGGTTCTATAATTCAACCACCCAATTTGCATACTGAAGGCTAAGCAAAGGCCTGGTGACAATCTGCCAATTTCGATAGCCCCGTATAGGATACTGCAGCAAGCATAGTTTAGATTCAAACtcgaattttcttttttgtctacAAAGGGGAAAGATTGTTTGCCCtgagtttattttcttctttctgttctGATCACTGTTTTAGAcaatatttatcttttgaaCCTTGGTATCTCATTGAAATTCACAAGTAGTAACAGTTTAccaaaagtaagaaaacaaagatttgtCATTTTGAGGGTCTACAATCTTATTCTATATTGAGTTAGTCAATAGAGTGTAATCTGCAGCCGAGGCTCATCGGGCTCTGTCAAGACCTGTCTTATGAAAGCTCTTCTCCACCACACCTCAAATGCTCGTTGCACATTTGGACAATCATCACCTTTGCTCAGAAACCGATCAAACCATTTCATCAGAATCACTTGTTGTTGTCTCAACGACAAAGTCAATATGGTCTGGCTGAGTCCATCCTCCACCAGTTTCCTATCCAGAGATCTCGAGGATAACCGTCTCATCCACCCGAAATCATCATACAAAGCCTCTAACCATGTATTCAGAACCGCAAACCTAGTCTCCCGATTCACCAAGATCCTTCCTTTACCAATACCAACACATATCTGCGCGGTGATCTTGCTTATTTCGTGTCTGTACATCGTTGGGATCTTGGAATGAAGATTCGCTAGCTCCTTTTGATCCGCCCATAGTTTCACAAACTCACTGCACAGTTTCTTCTCAATCAATATATCTACCATCCACAGCATGTTATCAGCTTCTCTGGCGATTTCTCCCATCAGAGCACCACGGTCTTTCCCCGGATCATTCATCTGTGTGGTCACTTCAGATAAGCAAAGCACAAGAGACGTGAGACATCGATGGCACAAACCATAGAGTGTGTCTCTAGAGACATCATAATCGGCTTCTTCTCTAACCAAtttaaagatcaaaactttcatCTCTCGCCGAGCTTTATCATCTTTCGCTTGTAGAACACCAGTGAGAAGCTTCGAAAAGATATCATCAGTTCTAGTTCTCGTTGAGGAAGTCGAAGGTTGAGATGAAACTCTCTGAAGAATCAAAGTGACAGAATCATCAGGAAGATGAAGCTCTTCAAGACAAGTCACAAcagtctcttcttcatcttctgacCATGGTACAGCTTCCAAATGCTCCAAACATGACATAACGCCTTCATCAAACGAGATAGCTGCAGAAACCTAGCCGAGAAAATGAGATTCACACATTAACACCATCacaaaatcaaagcaaaacaaaccaataacacAGTTGGACAATATATACCTTGAGTAAAGCCAAGATTTTGATGACATTTTCACCGATCAACTTCTTCTTGAGATCATCACTATACATCAAAACAAC includes:
- a CDS encoding BTB/POZ domain-containing protein (BTB/POZ domain-containing protein; LOCATED IN: chloroplast; CONTAINS InterPro DOMAIN/s: BTB/POZ-like (InterPro:IPR000210); BEST Arabidopsis thaliana protein match is: BTB/POZ domain-containing protein (TAIR:AT1G63850.1); Has 1807 Blast hits to 1807 proteins in 277 species: Archae - 0; Bacteria - 0; Metazoa - 736; Fungi - 347; Plants - 385; Viruses - 0; Other Eukaryotes - 339 (source: NCBI BLink).), producing the protein MASREVSTMIKQGFIADPSLSFSPSRISSPIKLSTASPPLPPPPPPPPNESTLSNPTLFDMMSDEHNRELPRRKSHARVAQILTEFKNGVVYGHSLGPGDVKLTVVGKDGYRVTMDVHRKVLSEKSRFFMEKMNSRREKGVSHMVEISECDDLEIYVETVVLMYSDDLKKKLIGENVIKILALLKVSAAISFDEGVMSCLEHLEAVPWSEDEEETVVTCLEELHLPDDSVTLILQRVSSQPSTSSTRTRTDDIFSKLLTGVLQAKDDKARREMKVLIFKLVREEADYDVSRDTLYGLCHRCLTSLVLCLSEVTTQMNDPGKDRGALMGEIAREADNMLWMVDILIEKKLCSEFVKLWADQKELANLHSKIPTMYRHEISKITAQICVGIGKGRILVNRETRFAVLNTWLEALYDDFGWMRRLSSRSLDRKLVEDGLSQTILTLSLRQQQVILMKWFDRFLSKGDDCPNVQRAFEVWWRRAFIRQVLTEPDEPRLQITLY